TTTGAAGTTGACGGACTTGTTGAACGAGCAGATATAATCGGGGCTATCTTCGGTCAAACCGAAGGACTATTAGGCCCAGAGATGAATCTGAACGAACTACAACGAGTTTCTAAAGTAGGTCGTATAGAAGTAAACACAAAATCTACTTCTAATACTACAAATGGTGATGCTCTTATTCCAATGAGTACTGATATTGATACTTGTGCATTAATTGCAGCAGGAATTGAAAGTATTGATAAAGTTGGTCCATTTGACTGTGTCTTCAAATTAGAAGCAATTGATGATGTGAGAGCAGCAAAGAAAGATGACATCGTAAGACGCGCTAAAGAAATCAAACAACGTTGGGCTACAAAAACAGTTAGTGAAGGAGAAAGTATGCTAAAAGATGTTCATGAAGGTGATTCTAAAAGATTGTCTACATATGGTCCTTCTAAATTAACATGTAGTTCTGGAGTGTTTGATTCTAAATGGATAATTTTAGTTGAAGGTAGAGCTGATGTCATTAACCTTCTAAGAGCTGGATATGATAATGCAATTGCAATCGAAGGTGCAAAAATTGATGAATCAATTAAAGAATTATGTGCTTCAAAAGATACTATAGTTGCATTTATTGATGGAGATCGAGCTGGCGGTTTTATTCTAAAAGAACTTTCATCAGTTGTAAAGATTGACTATGAATTAAGAGCAGATACTGGAGTGGAAGTTGAAGAGCTAACTCCACAAAGAATAGATGAAATTCTAAGACCAATAGCTGATGAAATTAAACATGGAAAACCTGTAGCTGTTTTGAAAAGCTCAGATGATAAACCTGTAGCTGAAATAGCATCTAGAATTTTTCCAAATCTAAATGAGACACTCGAAGCTGTAGCATTAGACGAGAATGAAAAAGAAATTTTCAAAGTTCCAATCAGTGAAGTAGTTAGCAAACTCTCAACACAATCTGGCATCAAATATCTTCTATTGGATGGTATTATCACCCAGAGACTTTTAGAAGGCGCCAAAAACGCTGGAATTCAATGTGTTATTGGACACAGAGTTGCAAAATTAACAAACTCTGATGGACTAAATCTAAAAACATTCGGTGACCTAGGCGTAGCATAGGGTTACTTGATGACTGAACTAAAAATTCAGCACATACTCACCCTCACTTATCTTCTTTCCAAAGGTGCAAAGAATAATTTTGTTACAATTACTACTGATTCATTAGGTAAAAATATAAAAAAATCACAACAGGCTGCATCAAAACATTTACTTGAACTAGAAGATAATCAATTCATTGAAAGAATAATTAATGGTAGAAATATTTCTGTAAAAATTACTTCAAAGGGGTTTTCTGAAATGGTAAAACTATCTACTGCACTCCAAAAAAGTCTTAATTCATCGCCATCATCTGTTGAACTAAAAGGAACTCTAGTTTCTGGAATGGGTGAAGGAGCATATTACATGTCTCTAAAAGGATACACAAAACAATTCAAATCTAAAATTGGTTACATTCCATATCCTGGAACTCTTAATGTGAAATTGAATAAAAAAGTTCATCAAGAAGCTATAAAACAATTTGAAAGTCTCGATGGAATTAAAATTGATAGTTTTTCAGATGGGAAAAGAACCTATGGATGGGTTAATTGCTTTCATGCAAAAATTAATCAATCTATTAACTGTGAATTGATAATTCTTGAAAGAACACATCATGATGATTCTATAATTGAATTAATTTCTGATGTATGTATTAGAAAAACTGGAAAACTTGAAGATGGTTCACCAGTTACAGTAAGCATTCCAATTAATTCATAATTTTATTATCCTCTAAATTCCATGAATAGATTCGCCATATTCTTTTTGAATTTTTGAGCTTGAACTCTCTGGAATTGGTGATTGCAGTCTTGCAACTTTTGCATCGAGATTGATTTTTTTACATCCTTCTATGATGAATTTCTCTTGATGTACTTGATCATACCCTAATGCAATTATTTGCGGTTTTACAAGATTTACAGTCTTGAAAATATCATCTTCTTGTCCTATAAGACAAAGATCTACCATGGAGAGTGAATTGACCAACTCCTGTCTTTGTTCTTTACTGTGTAATGGCTGTCTTTTTTTCATTTTTATTGCAGTGTTATCCGTGGCTACAACTACTATCAAAACATCACCCAATACTTTTGCGGCATTAAGAGTATGAATGTGTCCTGGATGAATTATGTCAAAAACTCCTCCTGCTAAAACAACTCTAAGTGAAGATCTACCTAATTCCGTTAAAGCATTTCTATCTTCAGTAATTAATTTATTTTTTACAAGTTCATCAATTTTTGAATTAATAATATTTTCAGTGAATCCTTTTTTTGTTTTAAGATTATCTTTGTATGATTTGCCAGTAATTCCAGATAGGTATATCTGAGTCAAAATTATTTTTTCTATTGATTCCAACATTCTTTTTTAAAACTACTCTCACTTTAATTCATCGATAAAATATCACATTTTTGGTTCTAGGCCTTTTGCCAATCTCAGTGCATCCACTAAACCATCTGCATATCCTATGCTCAAAATTGCAACTTCGTCTTGACCTTCTTCGAGAAATTTCTCTGCATCTTGAATGTATAATTCAGCATTTTCAAGAATCACCTTGAATTCTTTCTGATCTTTATAGTACAGTGTAATTTCTTCTAATGCTTCTCTTACCATTGGAACATACTTTTTCATCATTTGAATTGAAATTTTCTTTGTTTCTTCAGAGTTATCTTTTGGTTCGTCTAAACATCTTCCAAGTATTTTTAGCGCATCCGATTCTGTAAAATGAAGTCTTCCAGTTATGATAATTGTATGTGGTGGTTTACCAAAATCTATTTTTTTTAGACTAGAAATTTTTCCTGATATGATTGATTGATCTTTAAATCCAATTCGTGATGCAACTATTGCATATGTTGATAAATTTATCACATTTCTTTTCTGTCCTTTTTCGGTTTCTATTAATCCTGCCAAGGCATCTTTTGGGTCCATAAAGAAATCTTTGTCTTGATTGTACTCTAATAGTAATATTGTATGATTGCCTTCTATGATGTTTTTGTAAATTACATAGTATGGAGTTGTTAGCGATTTCATTTCGCTCATTATTGTTGCAATTCTTCCAACTTTGTAAAAATGAAGTCCACATTCTCCTATCATTGAGGTTAATGATGATGATGCATGAATTGAATAGGTCTTTATTTTTTCTTGAATTGCTCTAGTTCTTAATTCTATATGTGTAGTGGCAATGTAAGGATCTCCATAAGATAACAATACTACTTTTTTTGATTTTGCATGTTTTAAAATCTCAGTCCCATCTTCAACTAGCCATCTCTTACCTTCTCTAATTTCACCTCTTGTCATTTTTTTAATTTTTAACAAGTCTGATTTTCCAATTGGACTGGTAAATTGTTCAAGGTAAATGATGTCTGCTTTTGATAACACTTCTAGAGCTTCAACAGGAATTGATTTGGAACCTGAAATTCCTAAACCTACAAACCAAAGCATTACTGCATGTTTTTATCGTGTAGTCTTTTTAAATGGTGTATCATTCTCTTTAAAACTTCAATTCCTCTTAGATATTCGTCGATGGATACTTTTTCGTCTATCGTGTGAGCTTCATGTGGATCTCCTGGACCATATGTGACTACAGGAATGCTCCATTGGTTTCCTATTACATTCATGTCTCCAGTTCCGGTTTTTCTAATTAAAGTTGGTCGTGTATGTTCCACATCCATAACTCCTAAAGTAAATGCTCTGACTATGGCAGAGTTGTGAGGCGCCTCAAAAGGTTCTGTCTCATCAATAATTGAATAATATGCTTCAACTTGTCTTTTTTTTGCTATTTCATTTACAAGTACAGAAATTTTTTGTTCAACTATCTTACAATTTGTATCTACTGGAATTCTGATATCAAAAGTGGACACACATTCTTTTGGTGTAACGTTGTGGCTAGTTCCACCGTTTATTTCAGTTAATGTTGCAGTTAGCAACATCCCTTTACTTTTTTTATCTTGTTCTGCCTCTAAACCCTTTTTGAGTTCTTTTGAAAAGATCATTGTTTCTTCAATTGCATTTTTTGAAAGCCAGGGTGCACTTGCATGTGCACTATCATTAACACTTACTTTGAGATTAATTGCCAATCTTCCTTTGTATGCAATAGTGACTTGTTTAATTCCACTTGGTTCTCCAAATACTGCATAATCTATATCCATGTGATTTTTTACTAGGTTCTTTACTCCGGTTGCATTTCCTTCTTCGTCTACGGTACCTACAAAAATCACAGTACCGTTATTGTTTTGCACTGATGCTGCGGCAAACAACATTGCCATTAATGGAGCCTTTGCATCTGAAGCACCACGACCATAAAGTGAATCTCCTTCTTTTCTAACTTTGACTTTTCCTGGAACCACATCCATGTGTCCACACAGTAATATTTTTGGTGAACCTGTACCTTTTTTTGCAATTATGTTTCCTACCTCATCTATGTGGATATCTTCAAATCCTAAATCATCGCATTTATCTGCAAGAAATTCGGCCATTGCTTTTTCGTTAAGTGATGGTGTGTACAGTCTAAGTGCCTTCTCTAGCATCTTTACTGCAAATCTTGGTGTTACTGTAAATGTTGTTTCCAATTCTCACTTTTTATTTTTTATTACGTAGTCAATCATCAAGGAAGGTATGTCTATTCCACATACTCTTACCGTATTTTTATATTCAGTTGTATTGTTAACTTCATGAACTACTAATCCTCGTTCTTCACTTTCCATCAAATCTACTCCAACTATGTCGCCTTGAACTGCGTTTTTAGCTTTTATGCACATCTCTTCCATCTCTGGCGTAACTTTGCATGGTTCTGCAGTTCCTCCAAGTGCCATGTTTGTTTTCCAATTTCCATTTCCTGAAGTTCTATAAATGGCTGCAACAATCTTATCTCCAACCATAATGGCTCGAATATCTCTTGGCGGTCTATTTACAAATTCTTCTAAATAATGAACTTGATATATTGGATACATACTCTCTCTACTTTCAATAATTCCTTCTGCTGAATCTTTATCATTTAATTTCGAAATTAATCTTCCCCAGCTACCTACCGTTGGTTTGATGACCTTTGGATATCCATGTGATTCTAAATGTTCTACTGCGGCATCTTTTGAAAATGCTACAGCTGCATATGGTGTTGGAACTCCATATTTTTTTAATAACATGTGTGTGAATAATTTATTTCCTGCAAAAATTCCTGTATTTAGACAATTGATAACATTTACACCCATTCCTTCAAGTGCGGCAGTTGAATGTAAATTTCGATAGTAACTAACACACCTTTGAATTACTGGACCATAGTCTTCTGGTTTTTTATCTAAATCCAAAGCTAAATTCTTACAATCTACCATCTGTATGTTGATGTTCTTTTTTTTACCTGCTTCTAGCAGAGCTTTTTCTTCCCAACGGATGGTATCATAAAGAATTGTAATGTCAGGACTCACTGCCCCCAATCCTCGCCAACCGATTGGGCAGGCTTTAATTGGAAACCTTCTGAGCCTTTTGCTAATTCAAAACTTGCACCGCATTCCGGACATGTTACAATTTCTCCTTCCATGGCATCTTTTGGAATGGAAATGTCTGCATCACATTCTTCACATTTTGACATGCTATCTCTCAACTTTCCCTCTTTATTTATCATTAATTATCTTTTTTTCGAGTCTATCTGCTAGTGGAATCTCGATTAAATCACCCATTCTGAGTTCTTTTAGACCTGTTGCCACTGCTTTGGCTCCTTCATCATCTTTTTCAAGGCCTAAAATAGACATCAAATAGGCAGCTCCAGTTTTTCCAGCTAATTCCCCAAATACAATTCTTCGAGTATTTCCAACGGCTCTAGGTGGGATTGGCTCGTATGCTGCAGGATTTCGTAGAATCGCAGCAAGATGTGTACCTGCTTTGTGTTTGTAAGCTGAAGAGCCTACTATTGGTTTTGAATCATATGGTTTAATCGAAGTGTAATCTTCAATCAATCTTGATAAATCTAACAGCATGTCTAATCTGAAATCATTTGGTGATTTGTAAAGATAAGTCAATGCAACTGCAACTTCGGCAAGAGGTGGAATTCCAGTTCTTTCTCCAATCCCATCAATTGTGGTGTGTATCTGATCTACTCCGGCATCACATGCAGAAAATGCATTGGCTACTGCAAATCCAATATCGTTATGCACATGCGCATCAAGCGGGACATCAATTACCTCTTTTACAGTTTTAACAAAATTATACATGCCAATAGGTCTCATAATTCCTACGGTGTCTGGTAGACTTATTCTATCTACTCCTGCTTCTTCGATTGCTTTGCATACTTTGAGTAAAAATTCTGGTTCTGCTCTACTTCCATCCTCTACAGTGAATCTGATTTTTAATCCATGTGATTTTGCATACTCTACTGTTTCAACTGCTCTGTCTAGTGCCTCTTCTCTTGTTATTCTTAATTTATCTTTAAGATGAATATCTGATATCCCAAGATAGGCAGCACACCACTTTGCATCACAACTTAATGAAATGTCTATGTCTTCTTTGAGAGCTCGTCCATGTGATACAATGTCTGCTTTTAATCCTTGTTTGATAATTGTTTTAGTTGCTTCTTTGTGATCAGTTGAAACAACTGGAGAAATTTCTATTTGATCTACTCCAAAATAATCTAGCATCCATGCAATTTGTATACGTTGTTTGTTTGTAAATGAGACTCCAGGGTGTTGTTCTCCTTCTCTTAGAGTACTATCTAACACTCTGATCTTCCTTGGATTTTTTTCATATGCATTGTAAATGTCTGCATAGTGATTCGGATCTTTCATTACAGAAAACGTTGACATTAATTGAGAATATAAACATAATCGTACTAACTTCGCTGAAAATTACTTAAGCTGATCCTAATTTAGTTAAGTATAGAAATTATGTGCCGAAAGTCGTTTTATGTTACTTTTCGTAAAATAATCACGGTATTGGTGTCAATTACTCCAGGAATCTTTCTTAATGCATCTATGCTACTGTTAATCTCCGAGATGTTTGTTGCACTAATTATTGTGATGATGTCGTACTGGCCTGTAATTTCATAAACAATTTTTACACCTTCTAGTTTTGCAAGTTTTTCTGAAACTTTTGAAGTTTCAGTTGTAGAATCTACTGATATCAATACAATAGCACTTGTTGCATTTTCTTCTCCTACCTCAACTGTGAATTTTTTGATTGTTCCACTATCTACTAGGTTTTTTACTCGTCTTCTAACTGCAGATTCTGATAATTTTAGTTTCTTACCAATATCTACAAATGACTCTCTTGAATCTTCTTTGAGAAAGTTAATTATTTTTTCATCTACTTTGTCTTTATACATTGTTTTTTTGCTCCTCTATAGTTAGTACACCATCTAGGGTTTCTAAGACTTTCGCTATGTCTTCTTTCGAAATTACAAGTGGAGGAAGAATTCTGAGAATATTTCTGCCTGAATAGAGCATAAGAACCCCTTCTTTCATAAGATTCATCAAAACATCTTTTACTTCAAATTTCAATTCAACTCCTATCATCAATCCTTTTCCTCTTATCTCTCTGATTATGGAGTGTTTTTCTTTTAATTTCTCTAATCCTTCTCTGAATAATTTTCCCATCTTTTCAGAATTTTCAATGAGATTATCTTGGGTAAGCGCTTGTAGAGTTGCAATTCCTGCAGCACAAGAAAGTGGATTTCCACCAAACGTTGAAGAGTGCTCACCTTTACTCATTGAAGCAAGAATGTCTGGTCTTACTAGAGTTGCACCCATTGGTACTCCGCCCGCAATTCCTTTTGCCAGACATAGGATATCTGGTGCTGTATTCCAATGGTCACATGCCCAAAGTCGTCCTGTTCTACCTAATCCAGCTTGTATTTCGTCAAAAATTAGAAGAATTCCTTTTTCATTACAAAGTTTTCTCACTTCTTGTAAAAACCCATCTGGTGCAACGTTGATTCCACTTTCGCCTTGTATTGGTTCTAAAATAACAAATGCTGTGTCGTCATCAATTGTAGAGCGGAGTGATTCTATATCTCCAAATGATGCGAAAGAAACTTTTTCGACTAATGGTTCAAATGCTTTTTTGTATTTTGGATTAAATGTTAATGATAATGCGCCAAGTGATTTTCCGTGATACGATCCTTTCATTGCGACCATTCCTTTTTTACCTGTAAACTTTCTTGCAAATTTTATTGCAGCTTCAATTGCTTCTGCTCCACTATTGTTTAGATGAACTTGAGTCAAGCCTTTTGGTGCAAGACTGATTAATGTTTTGAGAAACTCTTCTCTTGTTTTATTGTACAATGAACTGTGCACAGTGATTATTTTATCTACTTGTTCTTTGATTGCATTTACAACTCTTTTATTTTGATGTCCAACAATTGCTACACCATATCCTCCCATACAATCGATGTATTCTTTTCCATTAATGTCCCAAACATGAGCGTCTACTCCCTTTTCAATTGTAACTGGAAATCTCTGATACAAACCACCCATAAAGTCATCTTCAGTCATGTTTAATCACCGTACAATTATCGTGAGTTATGGCCGATGATATAGGATTTTCTCTTTGACCGTTTCCAATGAGTGCTTCTTTTACTCCCATGTCTAGAGCTTCAGTAGCTGCCAGTATCTTTTTTTCCATACCTGGACCTATCTTTGGTCTAATCTCTTTTGCTTCTGCTAATGTTAGATTTGTTACAAGTTTATCGTCCATTAAGAGTCCGTCTACATTTGTTATGAATAATATCTTATCGCAACCTACATTTCCTGCAACATACGCTGCAGCTCTGTCGCCGTCTACGTTGAGGAACTCTGACTCTTCGCTAATTGCAATGGGTGAAATTACCGGTGTTAGACCTTGGGCTAAAAGTGATTTAATGAGTTTCGCATTGATTTTTGTAATTTTACCTGTATATCCTCCATCAATTGCCTGTTTTCGACCTTTTTCATTGATAATTAATAATGTCTTTTTTCTTTCAGCTTCGATTATTCTTGCATCAACTCCTGATAAGCCAATTGCATTAATTCCATTTTTTTGAAGCATCTGAACAATTGTCTTGTTTATTCTTCCTGAAATCACCATTGTAAAAATCTCAGCTGTTTCTTTGTCTGTGTATCTGCTTTTTATTCCGCTAGGCGATGTTACAAATTTAGGTTCTTTTCCAAGTTGTTCGCAAACTTTTGTGACTTCTTTTCCTCCTCCATGAACTATGATTAATCCTTCTGTCTCTGCAACTTTTTTCATGTCTGCAATAGTTGATGGATGTAAATTATCTACTACACTTCCGCCGATTTTAATTGTGATCATTTCTATACTGGAGTGAGTGGAGTATATCTCAAGCCATCCATTTCATCAAAGCCGCACATCACATTCATGTTTTGTATTGCAGAGCCTGCTGCGCCTTTCATTAGGTTGTCGGATGCTGACATTACAATCAATCTATGATTTTCTTCATCTATGTCAAAACCTATATCACAAAAGTTTGAACCAACTACAAATTTTGGATCTGGAAATTTATACAATCCTTTTTTATCTCTAATTAATCGAACAAATCTCTCTTGACCATAAGCTTCACGATATATCTTCCATAATTCTTTTTCATCCATATCTTTTTTCATGAATGTGTGATTTGTACACAAAATTCCACGAACTACATCTACTGCATGTGGACTCATTGAAACATGAATTTTTTTACCTGCAATTTCACTTAGCTCTTGTTCTATTTCTCCAGTGTGTCTGTGTTTTGCTGGTTTGTATGGTCTGATAACTCCGGCTCTCATTGCATGAGCAGTTCCTGAACCAGAACCTGCTCCAGATGAGCCAATCTTTGAATCTACGATAATATGTTCTGTATCAATTAAATCATGTCGAATAAGTGGTGCAAGGGCTAGTGTGGAAGTTACCGCCATACATCCTGGACAAGAAACTAGTTGTGCTTTTTTGATTGCATCTCTGTGTAATTCTGGAACTCCGAATACTGATTTTGGCAAGTAATCTGGATGTGGATGTTCCCATCCATACCATTTATCGTAATCTGTAGCAGTATGCAATCTGTAATCTGCACTCAAATCTATGACTTTGAGACCTCTATCATACAATGCTTTTACAATTTCAGTTGCTGTTCCATGTGGAACTGCAGTAAATACAATATCGCATTTATCTGTCATCTTATCATAATCTAATTCTGAGAAAGTTAGATCGGTAAATCCTTTCAAACTAGGTTGAATTCTGTGAAGATATTCTCCAACATGTTGTCTTGAGGTGACCATTGCGATCTCTACATCTGGATGATTTACTAAAAGGCGAAGTGTTTCTCCTCCGACATAACCTGATGCTCCTACAACACCAACTTTCATCATAACCCTCCCGGTAATGAACTATAATTTATTTCCTAACATAGTTTAAAGCAAATTCTACCATTTCTTTTGGAATATTTCGCTTTGAAACTTTTGACAGTCCTTTAAACTCTACAGTATTGTTAACTTCATGTACAACAAATCCGCGTTTTTCGTCTTCCATGATATCAATACCTAAAATTCCTCCGCCCATAGCTTTTGAGGCTTTAATTGCTATTTCTTCGATCTCTTTTGTGATCTCACATAATTCTGGATCTGCTCCCAGCGCTATGTTTGTCTTAAAACCGCCAGATGATTTTCTATACATTGCTGCTATTGGTTCATCACCAATTGTTATTACTCGAATATCTCTTGGTGGTCTGTTTATCACCTCTTGAAGGTAGAAAATTCTATCATGTGGGCTATCAGTAATATCTCTAATCTCAAATAATGCATCGGCAGTATCTTTGTCTTTTACCTGCATTACACCTCTACCCCAACTTCCAATGACTGGTTTGATTACTAATGGATATCCGATTTTTTCTATATTCTCTAATGCACTTTCACTTGAAAACGAAAAATATGTTTTTGGTGTTGGTACATTATATTTTTTTAGCATTAGAGTCATGAACATTTTATTTCCACATTGATTTGCGACAAAAAACTTGTTGAGTACTGGTACATCCATAAATTCAAGACTGGCAGTAAAATGAAGTCCTCTAAAATAACTAACACATCTTTCTAAAACTACATCACCAAAATCAAAATCACTTTTTTGACTATCTGTATTGATTTGGGTAATTTTAGCATCTAGCATTACTGCCTTGTGACCTAGATTCAATGCCTCTTTCTCGAGCATCTTCTCTTCTGATCTTAGGCGGTCAAACACAATACAGATTTTTGACATTACTCTCCCCAGTCTTCGCCTACACTTTCTGCTTGTTTTAGCTCAACAGTAGATCCATTTTTTTTTGCGATCTCAAAGTCAGCGCCACAATCAGGACAGGAGATTATCTCTCCAACAGAGGCGTCGTCTGGGATGTTAAGAGTTGCATCACATTCTTGACAGTTCATGTTTTTGTTGACCTTTTCTTTTGTAATTTATTAGCTTCTGTTGATTGAATTCCCCACAATTCTACAAATCCTTTTGCTAATCTTTGATCAAAAGTTGATTCTGTACCGTAAGTGGCGATCTTGTGACTGTATAGTGAATAATCTGATTTTCGTCCAACAACGCGAATGCTTCCTTTGAAGAGCTTTAGTTTTACAGTTCCAGATACTGGTTTTTGTGATGCCTGAATGAATGCATCAAGATCTTGTTTTAATGGGTCTTGCCATAATCCTGAATAGGCAAGGTATGCCCATTCATCATCGATAATTGATTTGAATTTATTTTCATGTTTTGTATGAACCATTTTTTCTAAATCTGAATGAGCTTCGATAAGGCATAATGCTCCTGGAGTTTCATAAACTTCACGAGACTTGATTCCTACTACTCTGTCTTCTATATGATCTACAATTCCAACTCCTGCATCTCCTGCTTTTTTGTTTACATATTCGATTAATTTTATGGGTTCGAGAATTTTTCCATCTACTGAAACTGGTATTCCTTTCTCAAATTTTATTTCCAAATATGTTGGCTTGTCTGGCAAATTTTTTGTTTTTACCCAAATGAATGCATCTTCTGGAGGTTCGTTGTATGGATCTTCTAGTACTCCTCCTTCAATTGCACGTCCCCACAAATTTTGGTCAATGCTGAATCTTTTTGCAACAGAGTCAATTTCGATTCCATGTTTTTTTGCAAATTCTAATTCAGTTACTCTGTCTAAATTTTTATCTCTAATTGGTGCAATGATTGGTAAATCAGAACCAGAGCGTAATGTAATGTCGAATCTAACTTGATCATTTCCTTTACCTGAACAACCATGAGCTAACGATGTTACTTTTTCTTTTTTTGCAATTTCTAAAACTTTTTCTGCAATTAATGGCCTAGCTAATGCAGTTGCTAAACAATATTTTTTTTGATAAAGTGCATTTGCTTTAATTGATGGAAAAATGAAATTCTCAACAAACTCTTTTCTAGCATCAATGTTGTAGTGTTTTATCACTCCAAGCTTTTTGGCTTTGGCTTCAATTTTTTTCTGATCATCGCCTTGACCAACATCAACAGTTACTGTGATAACATCCATGTTGTATTCTTCTTGAAGATATTT
The DNA window shown above is from Nitrosarchaeum sp. and carries:
- the lysW/argW gene encoding alpha-aminoadipate/glutamate carrier protein LysW, giving the protein MSKCEECDADISIPKDAMEGEIVTCPECGASFELAKGSEGFQLKPAQSVGEDWGQ
- a CDS encoding M20/M25/M40 family metallo-hydrolase; its protein translation is METTFTVTPRFAVKMLEKALRLYTPSLNEKAMAEFLADKCDDLGFEDIHIDEVGNIIAKKGTGSPKILLCGHMDVVPGKVKVRKEGDSLYGRGASDAKAPLMAMLFAAASVQNNNGTVIFVGTVDEEGNATGVKNLVKNHMDIDYAVFGEPSGIKQVTIAYKGRLAINLKVSVNDSAHASAPWLSKNAIEETMIFSKELKKGLEAEQDKKSKGMLLTATLTEINGGTSHNVTPKECVSTFDIRIPVDTNCKIVEQKISVLVNEIAKKRQVEAYYSIIDETEPFEAPHNSAIVRAFTLGVMDVEHTRPTLIRKTGTGDMNVIGNQWSIPVVTYGPGDPHEAHTIDEKVSIDEYLRGIEVLKRMIHHLKRLHDKNMQ
- the lysX gene encoding lysine biosynthesis protein LysX, whose product is MSPDITILYDTIRWEEKALLEAGKKKNINIQMVDCKNLALDLDKKPEDYGPVIQRCVSYYRNLHSTAALEGMGVNVINCLNTGIFAGNKLFTHMLLKKYGVPTPYAAVAFSKDAAVEHLESHGYPKVIKPTVGSWGRLISKLNDKDSAEGIIESRESMYPIYQVHYLEEFVNRPPRDIRAIMVGDKIVAAIYRTSGNGNWKTNMALGGTAEPCKVTPEMEEMCIKAKNAVQGDIVGVDLMESEERGLVVHEVNNTTEYKNTVRVCGIDIPSLMIDYVIKNKK
- the dnaG gene encoding DNA primase DnaG; this encodes MSNKSGIVKYHVKLSFEVDGLVERADIIGAIFGQTEGLLGPEMNLNELQRVSKVGRIEVNTKSTSNTTNGDALIPMSTDIDTCALIAAGIESIDKVGPFDCVFKLEAIDDVRAAKKDDIVRRAKEIKQRWATKTVSEGESMLKDVHEGDSKRLSTYGPSKLTCSSGVFDSKWIILVEGRADVINLLRAGYDNAIAIEGAKIDESIKELCASKDTIVAFIDGDRAGGFILKELSSVVKIDYELRADTGVEVEELTPQRIDEILRPIADEIKHGKPVAVLKSSDDKPVAEIASRIFPNLNETLEAVALDENEKEIFKVPISEVVSKLSTQSGIKYLLLDGIITQRLLEGAKNAGIQCVIGHRVAKLTNSDGLNLKTFGDLGVA
- a CDS encoding adenylyltransferase/cytidyltransferase family protein, with the protein product MESIEKIILTQIYLSGITGKSYKDNLKTKKGFTENIINSKIDELVKNKLITEDRNALTELGRSSLRVVLAGGVFDIIHPGHIHTLNAAKVLGDVLIVVVATDNTAIKMKKRQPLHSKEQRQELVNSLSMVDLCLIGQEDDIFKTVNLVKPQIIALGYDQVHQEKFIIEGCKKINLDAKVARLQSPIPESSSSKIQKEYGESIHGI
- the dph5 gene encoding diphthine synthase, producing the protein MLWFVGLGISGSKSIPVEALEVLSKADIIYLEQFTSPIGKSDLLKIKKMTRGEIREGKRWLVEDGTEILKHAKSKKVVLLSYGDPYIATTHIELRTRAIQEKIKTYSIHASSSLTSMIGECGLHFYKVGRIATIMSEMKSLTTPYYVIYKNIIEGNHTILLLEYNQDKDFFMDPKDALAGLIETEKGQKRNVINLSTYAIVASRIGFKDQSIISGKISSLKKIDFGKPPHTIIITGRLHFTESDALKILGRCLDEPKDNSEETKKISIQMMKKYVPMVREALEEITLYYKDQKEFKVILENAELYIQDAEKFLEEGQDEVAILSIGYADGLVDALRLAKGLEPKM
- a CDS encoding LeuA family protein, which codes for MKDPNHYADIYNAYEKNPRKIRVLDSTLREGEQHPGVSFTNKQRIQIAWMLDYFGVDQIEISPVVSTDHKEATKTIIKQGLKADIVSHGRALKEDIDISLSCDAKWCAAYLGISDIHLKDKLRITREEALDRAVETVEYAKSHGLKIRFTVEDGSRAEPEFLLKVCKAIEEAGVDRISLPDTVGIMRPIGMYNFVKTVKEVIDVPLDAHVHNDIGFAVANAFSACDAGVDQIHTTIDGIGERTGIPPLAEVAVALTYLYKSPNDFRLDMLLDLSRLIEDYTSIKPYDSKPIVGSSAYKHKAGTHLAAILRNPAAYEPIPPRAVGNTRRIVFGELAGKTGAAYLMSILGLEKDDEGAKAVATGLKELRMGDLIEIPLADRLEKKIINDK
- a CDS encoding aspartate aminotransferase family protein, giving the protein MTEDDFMGGLYQRFPVTIEKGVDAHVWDINGKEYIDCMGGYGVAIVGHQNKRVVNAIKEQVDKIITVHSSLYNKTREEFLKTLISLAPKGLTQVHLNNSGAEAIEAAIKFARKFTGKKGMVAMKGSYHGKSLGALSLTFNPKYKKAFEPLVEKVSFASFGDIESLRSTIDDDTAFVILEPIQGESGINVAPDGFLQEVRKLCNEKGILLIFDEIQAGLGRTGRLWACDHWNTAPDILCLAKGIAGGVPMGATLVRPDILASMSKGEHSSTFGGNPLSCAAGIATLQALTQDNLIENSEKMGKLFREGLEKLKEKHSIIREIRGKGLMIGVELKFEVKDVLMNLMKEGVLMLYSGRNILRILPPLVISKEDIAKVLETLDGVLTIEEQKNNV
- a CDS encoding DUF120 domain-containing protein translates to MTELKIQHILTLTYLLSKGAKNNFVTITTDSLGKNIKKSQQAASKHLLELEDNQFIERIINGRNISVKITSKGFSEMVKLSTALQKSLNSSPSSVELKGTLVSGMGEGAYYMSLKGYTKQFKSKIGYIPYPGTLNVKLNKKVHQEAIKQFESLDGIKIDSFSDGKRTYGWVNCFHAKINQSINCELIILERTHHDDSIIELISDVCIRKTGKLEDGSPVTVSIPINS
- the lysM gene encoding HTH-type transcriptional regulator LysM; the protein is MYKDKVDEKIINFLKEDSRESFVDIGKKLKLSESAVRRRVKNLVDSGTIKKFTVEVGEENATSAIVLISVDSTTETSKVSEKLAKLEGVKIVYEITGQYDIITIISATNISEINSSIDALRKIPGVIDTNTVIILRKVT